The region TATTATATAATGTAATTACAGAATAATTCTTTAATGAGTtttcctctttctctcttcAAACAGAGGTCCATCAAATATCTTTTCCCATCTGGTCTCTTCGACCAAGCAGCCAGACCAATGCTTAGTCACCCAAAGGATTATTACCCTCCACAGAAAGCAGCTCAGTTTGATAATGATGGGAGACCATTTCATTGTTTGTTCTTCACAGGAAAACCAaactattttaatattatgcatGTGAGTGGTTTTTCTTAACATGAATTAATCTTTTACAAATATAATTAGTTAAATaactacaataaaaaaaaaatcctactATGTTTggaattatatatttttactgaTGAATGCATGCATCAAATCATTTGAAAGtcttttgaaatgtttaaactTTGAAACTTGAATCCTGAAGAAAAGAAGATCTCAAATTTCAAGACATCTTTCCAAGAATATTTCTCTTCATttgaatgaaaagaagaaaaatcaataTACATGTTAAATAGTTTATCATGAATAACttctatttttaatatttgtgatTATGTAGGAGGCAGGAGATTGGTTACACAATGTTATATCCAAAGAAGATTCCATGCGACTGAAAGGTGAATCTATTGAGGGGGTCCCTAAATTGTAAGTATACGATTGAGGGGGCTATTCAAGATTAAGTAAATGGTTTGGTCATGTTGAAAAAGTGATACAAAAAATGTATGAGATTCATCAATTGTATGGTTCCTGAATGCTATAGTATATTAATCATGTAAGCTTATTTTTGTAAACCTAATCTCTTTCTCAACTAAACCTATATATTTCACATGGTTCCATGAAAACCAAGTCAATATAATTGTTCCTAACCCTAGATGCTGTTGTTTTGTAGTGACTTATTTTTACTAGGTAGAGCCTTCATTACTCCACGGAATAGATCACAGCAgttgatctgtgatgtcatcacatcAGATGTATTCCAGAAGCTTGAATTTCTTTGTATACATACTACTTGTGTTTTTGTCCTTCAAATGTGATGCAATTGCAATGTACACTGAATTAGGCTTTATCGAAATACAACTATGTTTGAGAGTAATATTTCCTGCTGTGGTTAAATGATTGGTAAATTATTAAGAAAAATGACGATATTTACCAAGATTTTCAGTTCTTCAAACTTGACCAAACTTTAAAAATTCTTTTTCCTTCTCTGAAGAAACATGTGAATGTGAATTTGACCGGCTGATGCAGAAAATTtacacaaattgttttttttatgatttttttttattatcagaATTGACAAACTATATTCTTTGAACTGCTTTATATTTAGATTGATATATTAGCACATTTGTATTGATACTGTAGGTGTTTCTTTCTTCAGACATGTTGCTGTTTCATGACATCAAAccatacagtaaatatatttggCTATTTCTCTTTTGATTCTAAATAGAGACATCGCACGCAGCGAGTGGCTGGATAAATTAGCAATGGAGAAGATAGTGTTGGAGAAATTGAAAGATGTTGAGGTAAATACCAGGATTTTGAAATGGGGTTACACTTGCTGAATGTAATGAAATTCATTGTTTTGGTTAAACTGTCTGTCCAGATTATACAAAACTCATAGCACTATGATACAGAATGACTGATGCATTCACAACCTTCTATGAGAAGAATTTGATTTGATCATTACTAATACTATGAACTTTCTTTGCACTTTTGAAGTTGGAGACAATCAGTGATACTGTTGTCCTTGTGTATAAAGGAATCTTTTCCCCtcatttcctttcttttcttttctaaatgTAATTAGTATGTGAGACTGATTAACCTTTTGGAGAGAATCTTAAGACAACCTCTGGCAATCGAGGCCCAGGAATTTATTATGAGATTCAGGAAAAAGATTGAAGCAGTCCTCAGCAAAGAGATCATTGAACCGGTGAGTTGGCTTCACATACAAATAAGAATGCTTAAAAGTTTGTTTCAAACCTGACATATTGATACCACTTTCTATTCTAATATGAGAGTCACTATCAAGTTTGCCCGACATTGTTGTCTCTATTACAATTATTACcggtttccatggcaacattGTCTCACTTGTGAGAAGCTTAGTTGTTTGATTGTGAAAGGTACCACATGAAAGGAAATTTGTACAATATGAATTAACCATTTCACAATATTTGTTGCACCTGAACTTTGAATTAAATtatgttgcttttgtttctgATCCATAAAGCTCAGGAAAGATGAAACAGGAAGGTTATACAGTTCCGGATCAGGAACTCGCAAGTCATCCACAGCCACTGTCGTTCTGCGAGATCAGGGGTCAGgaaaaattatgataaatgGGCATGAGTTTCTCAGAACATTTCAACAGGTTTGTCATAGGTAAGATAGAAACAgtttttctgttatattttaaatgatgaTAATTACAACCTAGTGTTCCTTAAGACAATAAAGTAAAATGGATGTTATTTTGGGTGAATGGCTGACTTTGAATAATACTCCTTGAGTTTAAGATATGGAAATATCTTTCAAAGACTTCTTACAATTcacaaaagttttatttttccaGGGAAGAAGTCCTGTTTCCTCTCCACTTTGCCAATATGCTTCATCGGTTTGATGTGGATTGTACGACAGAAGGAGGCGGGCCCTCAGGCCAGGCTGGGGCTATACGTCTCGCAATATCTAAAGCCTTGAGAAGTTTTGTAGATGAACCTTTTATAGAAAAGATGAGACAAGGTAAATGAGATGATTCTGTTTGCAAGAAATGTGTCATTTTAGAAGATTCTGTTTGCAAGAAATGTGTCATTTTAGATGTTTATTGTGTACTTCCTTGGCTCATTGAATGTGGTGTTCATTGGGTGGACTTTTTTGTTGCAAGTTTGAGTGTGTAGTAGTGTCTACTGGTATTATTCACAAATTTATTCAGGATGAAAAACTAAGAAATGCAGGTCTGGGTCCTAATGCATGTGATCTATCCGTATAACAGATCTACAAAGGTTTTGTACAGTGCTGTAACATAGCTCAATCTATGTGCCAGTTGTGAAGATATGTTTAAAAAGACCTCGTCTTCAATAATTACAAGAAGAACCGCCGCAGGTATAAGTCCAGGATACACCATTTTGTAGACTTGGAAACAAACTCAGTTAAGTGGCTGTGATTGAAAATACCTCAAAAGAAGCTTTTTGACTGGTTGACAACCAGACATGTGTAGAGTTGCTAATTGAACATCAGGCAACATTCCACTGCTAAAAATGTCCTAGTTAACCAAATGTTAGTTCAGATATGTCACACTATGTGTGACTTTGGGAATGTGTAGGTACTTTGTCAAGAATTGTCTGTCAGAGTTTCCGAAAATGAAGTGATTTCAGAGACTGCAGCCTGTCAAGTTATTGCAGAACTCAAGAAGGACAGATATGGCAGCCTCTCAAGTTATTGCAGAACTCATTAAGAACAGATATGGCAGCAGAGTCTGTTGAATTAGAACTCATAAAGGACAGATATGGCAGCACAGTCTGTTGATTTAGAACTCATAAAGGACAGATATGGCAGCACAGTCTGTCGAATTAGAACTCATAAAGAACAGATATGGCAGCAGAGTCTGTTGAATTAGAACTCATAAAGAGCAGATATGGCAGCACAGTCTGTTGAATTAGAATTCATAAAGAGCAGATATGGCAGCACAGTCTGTTGATTTAGAACTCATAAAGGACAGATATGGCAGCACAGTCTGTTGAATTAGAACTCATAAAGGACAGATATGGCAGCACAGTCTGTTGATTTAGAACTCATAAAGAACAGATATGGCAGCACAGTCTGTTGATTTAGAACTCATAAAGAGCAGATATGGCGGCACAGTCTGTTGAATTAGAATTCATAAAGAACAGATATGGCAGCACAGTCTGTTGATTTAGAACTCATAAAGAACAGATATGGCAGCACAGTCTGTTGAATTAGAACTCATAAAGAACAGATATGGCAGCACAGTCTGTTGATTTAGAACTCATAAAGAGCAGATGTGGCGGCACAGTCTGTTGAATTAGAACTCATAAAGAACAGATATGGCAGCACAGTCTGTTGATTTAGAACTCATAAAGAACAGATATGGCAGCACAGTCTGTTGATTTAGAACTCATAAAGAGCAGATATGGCGGCACAGTCTGTTGAATTAGAATTCATAAAGAACAGATATGGCAGCACAGTCTGTTGAATTAGAACTCATAAAGAACAGATATGGCAGCACAGTCTGTTGAATTAGAACTCATAAAGAACAGATATGGCAGCACAGTCTGTCGAATTAGAACTCATAAAGGACAGATATGGCAGCACAGTCTGTCGAATTAGAACTCATAAAGGACAGATATGGCAGCACAGTCTGTTGAATTAGAACTCATAAAGGACAGATATGGCAGCACAGTCTGTTGAATTAGAACTCATAAAGGACAGATATGGCAGCACAGTCTGTCGAATTAGAACTCATAAAGGACAGATATGGCAGCACAGTCTGTCGAATTAGAACTCATAAAGGACAGATATGGCAGCACAGTCTGTCGAATTAGAACTCATAAAGGACAGATATGGCAGCACAGTCTGTCGAATTAGAACTCATAAAGAACAGATATGGCAGCAGAGTCTGTTGAATTAGAACTCATAAAGAACAGATATGGCAGCACAGTCTGTTGAATTAGAACTCATAAAGGACAGATATGGCAGCACAGTCTGTTGAATTAGAATTCATAAAGAACAGATATGGCAGCACAGTCTGTTGAATTAGAACTCATAAAGAACAGATATGGCAGCACAGTCTGTTGAATTAGAACTCATAAAGAACAGATATGGCAGCACAGTCTGTTGAATTAGAACTCATAAAGAACAGATATGGCAGCACAGTCTGTTGAATTAGAACTCATAAAGGACAGATATGGCAGCACAGTCTGTTGAATTAGAACTCATAAAGGACAGATATGGCAGCACAGTCTGTTGAATTAGAACTCATAAAGAACAGATATGGCGGCACAGTCTGTTGAATTAGAACTCATAAAGGACAGATATGGCAGCACAGTCTGTTGAATTAGAACTCATAAAGAACAGATATGGCAGCACAGTCTGTTGAATTAGAACTCATAAAGGACAGATATGGCAGCACAGTCTGTTGAATTAGAACTCATAAAGGACAGATATGGCAGCAGAGTCTGTTGAATTAGAACTCATAAAGAACAGATATGGCAGCACAGTCTGTTGAATTAGAATTCATAAAGAACAGATATGGCAGCACAGTCTGTTGAATTAGAACTCATAAAGGACAGATATGGCAGCACAGTCTGTTGAATTAGAACTCATAAAGGACAGATATGGCAGCACAGTCTGTTGATTTAGAACTCATAAAGAACATATATGGCAGCACAGTCTGTTGAATTAGAATTCATAAAGAGCAGATATGGCAGCACAGTCTGTTGAATTAGAATTCATAAAGAACAGATATGGCAGCACAGTCTGTTGAATTAGAACTCATAAAGAGCAGATATGGCGGCACAGTCTGTTGAATTAGAACTCATAAAGAACAGATATGGCAGCACAGTCTGTTGAATTAGAACTCATAAAGAACAGATATGGCAGCACAGTCTGTTGATTTAGAACTCATAAAGAGCAGATATGGCGGCACAGTCTGTTGAATTAGAATTCATAAAGAACAGATATGGCAGCACAGTCTGTTGATTTAGAACTCATAAAGGACAGATATGGCAGCACAGTCTGTTGAATTAGAACTCATAAAGAACAGATATGGCAGCACAGTCTGTTGAATTAGAACTCATAAAGAACAGATATGGCAGCACAGTCTGTCGAATTAGAACTCATAAAGAACAGATATGGCAGCACAGTCTGTCGAATTAGAACTCATAAAGGACAGATATGGCAGCACAGTCTGTCGAATTAGAACTCATAAAGAACAGATATGGCAGCAGAGTCTGTTGAATTAGAACTCATAAAGAACAGATATGGCAGCAGAGTCTGTTGAATTAGAACTCATAAAGGACAGATATGGCAGCACAGTCTGTTGAATTAGAATTCATAAAGAACAGATATGGCAGCACAGTCTGTTGAATTAGAACTCATAAAGAACAGATATGGCAGCACAGTCTGTTGAATTAGAACTCATAAAGAACAGATATGGCAGCACAGTCTGTTGAATTAGAACTCATAAAGAACAGATATGGCAGCACAGTCTGTTGAATTAGAACTCATAAAGGACAGATATGGCAGCACAGTCTGTTGAATTAGAACTCATAAAGGACAGATATGGCAGCACAGTCTGTTGAATTAGAACTCATAAAGAACAGATATGGCGGCACAGTCTGTTGAATTAGAATTCATAAAGAGCAGATATGGCAGCACAGTCTGTTGAATTAGAACTCATAAAGGACAGATATGGCAGCACAGTCTGTTGAATTAGAACTCATAAAGAACAGATATGGCAGCACAGTCTGTTGAATTAGAACTCATAAAGGACAGATATGGCAGCACAGTCTGTTGAATTAGAACTCATAAAGGACAGATATGGCAGCAGAGTCTGTTGAATTAGAACTCATAAAGAACAGATATGGCAGCACAGTCTGTTGAATTAGAATTCATAAAGAACAGATATGGCAGCACAGTCTGTTGAATTAGAACTCATAAAGGACAGATATGGCAGCACAGTCTGTTGAATTAGAACTCATAAAGGACAGATATGGCAGCACAGTCTGTTGATTTAGAACTCATAAAGAACATATATGGCAGCACAGTCTGTTGAATTAGAATTCATAAAGAGCAGATATGGCAGCACAGTCTGTTGAATTAGAATTCATAAAGAACAGATATGGCAGCACAGTCTGTTGAATTAGAACTCATAAAGAACATATATGGCAGCACAGTCTGTTGAATTAGAACTCATAAAGAACAGATATGGCAGCACAGTCTGTTGATTTAGAACTCATAAAGAACAGATATGGCAGCACAGTCTGTTGAATTAGAACTCATAAAGGACAGATATGGCAGCACAGTCTGTTGATTAAGGGTGTTGCTGGAGATCCACATTGGTGGAGCGTATGAGTTGGTTATCCCATGGTCACATGTTTCATTCATATCTCAGTCAAAAGTGCTTTCCTTTTTCAAGATAAGACTGTCTTGATTGGTAAGTATAGTGCATCAACAGGTAAGTATGTGTTGTAATCTAAAATTATCATTAGTTCACCTGTTTGTGTCAGCATTGCCCATAGTTTAATGGTTTCTCATTCCAGCTGGTCTGTTAACCGTGGATCCTCGTTCTAAAGAACGTAAGAAGCCCGGTCAGAAGAGAGCTAGAAAGAAGTTCACTTGGAAGAAGAGGTAGCGGACTATATCCAGATATGGCTCGGCGGACTATATCCAGATGTGGCTCAGCGGACTATATCCAGATGTGGCTCGGCGGACTATATCCAGATGTGGCTCGGCGGATTATATCCAGATGTGGCTCGGCGGACTATATCCAGATGTGGCTCTGCGGACTATATCCAGATGTGGCTCGGCGGACTATATCCAGATGTGGCTCGGCGGACTATATCCAGATGTGGCTCGGCGGACTATATCCAGATGTGGCTCGGCGGACTATATCCAGATGTGGCTCGGCGGACTATATCCAGATGTGGCTCGGCGGACTATATCCAGATGTGGCTCGGCGGACTATATCCAGATGTGGCTCGGCGGACTATATCCAGATGTGGCTCGGCGGACTATATCCAGATGTGGCTCGGCGGACTATATCCAGATGTGGCTCGGCGGACTATATCCAGATGTGGCTCGGCGGACTATATCCAGATGTGGCTCGGCTGTCTCAAGAATGTCaaatatatttggaattttCCATCCTACATGGGCAAAGAAACATAGTTATGAACCAACAAATCCACTGGCTATAATGCTGATTTTGTTCACTAACTATCAAAAGAAATTGGAcaatttgagacaaaatgaatTTGCTCAGATCATGAAGTATGAAAGTTGGTTTATCAATATTCAGTGTGTATTTACAGAAGGCAAAGATGGAAATGCTATGACCAGCTACTAAACTGTTACAAAGTTGTATAAATAACGATTGATGCTAATCTGTGTTACATTCGTTTTGAACAGTATTTTCAAATAAACTTGCATGGTATGGTACAATCTGAGATGCGAGTGCACACTACTTTGTGACTGTTGTTTTTGCAAGTTTCAGagttttattacaaatattaaagcCTCATGAAACAGTGTCAACCTTAAGCCTGGTTTCAACAGTTGAATTCTAAGGTGAACTATATGGGGGGGACGATGAATTGGATAATAGCAGTAAATGCACTGAACTGATATTAAATTAAAGGTCTATGGAAACCTATGAACAACGTTGTCCTAAtaactctaataggcattaaaAACCATGAAAATAGCTGTAACTCCCGTAAAAGCTTCACCATTTTACAAGACTTTTCttattctagttttatttatgaataaacattagctaattatgcacattgatgatgtaataGGAGTGACTCCCTAATTTGCTGTCATGTTATTCACCTCGTATTTACATCttttgtttcaaggacactgaactccggtttgtggcctaaggtgttttttttttaaatatttcattgtcttctttaaaagaggaacatcacattattcaaatgatatatgtgggcttgtaatatGGGCTTAACTTCTTAAGGCCTAAAATAAGAAAGTTTGATGAGTGCAACACTCCTCaacatagtttgcacatatttgaTGAGTTTCACAGATTCATCAAACCTCACATGTGTATATAttggaaacgaaaagagcttttcgAAAACTTTCAACAGATTTCGAATATTatgacacacaaaaaatgtaGTGAATATGGgacaaattggctaggtgtccgtAGTACTTTAAGATACTGCAAGTTATTACTTCCTGTTGTCAtctttatttcaattaattaataattatcatctGATCATCAACAATGATCTTTTAAAAAGATAAAGAGCTTGTTTTTATCATTCTGCAGATAGACAAATATGTGTTGCTTATCCAGACTTGTTTGAATTATGATATAGGCAAAGTATAGTGATAATTGTCAATTGAGGCATATGCTTCAGCTTGGggaatggggtggggaggggagcaATTGTAACCCACAAGACATTTTCTGTCTCTTAGGATATCAGAATTACAGAAAAGCAATGTTTAAAATCGTTTTCTGACTGAATGGGAGGTagtaccatttttttttggcttttgaCATTCTCGATTCCATAAGAAAGGTATGAGGCAGAAAATTGAGGGATTGATTACCTAATAAATTTAACTAATTTGAGTTTATATTTGATCAACTTAACATTTCTGAGCAAACCGATGAATAACGTACAGTCCAGCATAAGTATTTCAGAAGCATGTCCTACTCTGGTGGTTATGCTTTCACCATCATATGTGCGTGCTTGTGTTTGTTTGTGAAGCCTTGCTCGTAAGCAGAATGTCCACACAAAAATTTGGAAACCGACAGACTTAGTGATTTCACATGAGAACTTTTCACGTTAAACTgcctcaaatgacctatgacctccacACAAATTTATATTCCTGTGCTCACAAAGGTGGATCTGCATATTACATATGAAATTCCTCCCAGCCTTACTTTCGAAGTTAAAGCGAACTTCAATTAAGatgtgaaataaataattatgagACGTTTACACTAAAAGCAGGCCTATAATCAGTACTACACGCAATGTTATGCTTATGActgcttttcattttgaaaagcGCAGGTGTACAtcatcctaccccccccccccgccactcgatccacccccccccccacacacacacacccacacagaTCCGCGTCTGGACTTCAACTTGATTGTTTCTTGGAGTTCGAGTATCTCACTTATTATTTGCCTGAGGGTTACCTCGATTACTGATAATATTAAAGTCTGTCCTTTGCATGAACCTAGCTAGGCGAGTTTCTCGGAAGCAAAACCGCCGTCAGGAAGAAACCGCTTCCCTCGTGCATCAATAAGTTAACTGATCATCAAGATACTGAAAGTATTACCAtagaggtctgtttttaccacTAGTCCTAAGGTCGACTGCACAGCGGGCTGTGCTGGTAAGGTTATCATATTACAAATGGTAATACCTGGAACGCAAATTACGCGGAAAAGTAATACTGCGTAGGgtatattgtaatttgtataggGGAAGGGAAAGTCCCTCGATGAATGGCTTGGAACTACTTGAACGCAAATCATTTACGACGGATTACAAAACTAAGTACAAAAACAACGTGAATTAATCACACTGGCGATTTCAATCGTGGCGATCAAGTCGATCGTAATATAGCTTAATTACACTAAACCAAGATATACCTATAGCTGTTAAAATTTCTTCACGTTAGAGATCAGCATTTCCGAGTCCTTATTCTGAATAATGGCAGGAATTAGAGGTACTAACCAGGAGAAACAGTCGTTCGTGAATTCATTATTATCTCTGTGGAATAATAACCCTGTTGCTGGGATATCAATAGTTCCTCCTGGTGTGCCGAATACAGCCTGTTTGACTTCTGCGACTTACACACATCAATCCAAAGTAAATGATTTCGGGAGACGTTCTACTAGGCACAACGGATGTGCGGATGGTACCAAGCTCAATGGACACGGTAGTCGCCTCAATAAATGGTCAAGCGATAAACGTCTCCATAATACAAACGAGCTTACTAGCAGCTTAGGCCATGCGTCGAATAATTCCTTACATCAAAGGTAAGCCTCAAATATCAACTATTTAACCAAATATACTTAAGAAAGGCACCATTCTACGTCtaaaatttcaatttctcaAGGTTTAGGATGCGGGGAGGATGGGTTGATGGGTCGACTTGAAGGACGCAAGGACCACCCCTCCTTGATTCACCCCCTTTCTTTTTGAAATCTGGTCCACCAGTGGAAAGAAAATTTGCTTCCTGCGTGCGAGTGTTAAGTACTATGAAATTATCAGATGGAAATTAAAATTGACTTTATtgatgcgatgaaatcctaaaTAACTTGCCATCTAGCAATCATTCGACTGGGAAATTTACGAAATCTTACTCGGAAAGACTAATGGTTGTTAGTTTAGGTAATCATGAGCTTTCGGACATTTTCGACAATACAGAAAAGCTCTACCTACAGTTAAAATTTGAACATCACATAAAACAGAGAAGGCAATGATGTCACAATTAGTAAagtatagctatatatatatatatatatatatatatatatatatatatatatatatatatatatatatatatatatatatatatatatacaggcgcggcggaacggaaaaattattgggggggctaatgtgtggacactatctaagcggagcgccaccatcggttggcgcggagcgtacaagaaaattttgggtttttttcaaacccccagatggccggaaacggcacttcccgagtgttttatgcttcgaATACCTACCCCtagaatatgggtctcaagcctgcaatttctcagattgcacgaaagtctgtaaaaacattgtaatttgtatattcgattgtgttttaagagagtagctattactcgaagtgtactcgcaaagacgtttttgagtgtagtaagggcagtggcggagctaggggtattggtcggagggggggcaagaatagtctgtaggggcgctttcgacactatctaagcgtagcgccaccacaggttggcgcggagcggtcagaaatttttgagtaaagacactccctagattgcaggaaatcaccctttcgggccttactaatttgcagataaatggagaataaataggtgtcgtcgccattttgtcggaaaattacaccaacagaatatgacaaatgtcaataggtatactagagcgcaataaaatagtcaataatcgcgaataagtaaaaaagtagtgaaaagctgaaaagggcgccagcagtccatttgagtccgtcagggggggggggggccatccgtccctgactgta is a window of Apostichopus japonicus isolate 1M-3 chromosome 21, ASM3797524v1, whole genome shotgun sequence DNA encoding:
- the LOC139963242 gene encoding small ribosomal subunit protein uS9m-like isoform X2, whose amino-acid sequence is MYLMHATHLTSNVRQISEKPPKEKENSTNSLSSLIAAAQERRSAYDELLNSEEVNFERSRRHLANMMGEDPENFTQEDINRSIKYLFPSGLFDQAARPMLSHPKDYYPPQKAAQFDNDGRPFHCLFFTGKPNYFNIMHEAGDWLHNVISKEDSMRLKGESIEGVPKLDIARSEWLDKLAMEKIVLEKLKDVEYVRLINLLERILRQPLAIEAQEFIMRFRKKIEAVLSKEIIEPLRKDETGRLYSSGSGTRKSSTATVVLRDQGSGKIMINGHEFLRTFQQVCHREEVLFPLHFANMLHRFDVDCTTEGGGPSGQAGAIRLAISKALRSFVDEPFIEKMRQAGLLTVDPRSKERKKPGQKRARKKFTWKKR
- the LOC139963242 gene encoding small ribosomal subunit protein uS9m-like isoform X1, producing MAASITRSCRLVCGVCQRSQTTSLLRSLYTSNVRQISEKPPKEKENSTNSLSSLIAAAQERRSAYDELLNSEEVNFERSRRHLANMMGEDPENFTQEDINRSIKYLFPSGLFDQAARPMLSHPKDYYPPQKAAQFDNDGRPFHCLFFTGKPNYFNIMHEAGDWLHNVISKEDSMRLKGESIEGVPKLDIARSEWLDKLAMEKIVLEKLKDVEYVRLINLLERILRQPLAIEAQEFIMRFRKKIEAVLSKEIIEPLRKDETGRLYSSGSGTRKSSTATVVLRDQGSGKIMINGHEFLRTFQQVCHREEVLFPLHFANMLHRFDVDCTTEGGGPSGQAGAIRLAISKALRSFVDEPFIEKMRQAGLLTVDPRSKERKKPGQKRARKKFTWKKR